Genomic window (Zingiber officinale cultivar Zhangliang chromosome 2B, Zo_v1.1, whole genome shotgun sequence):
aaggcgattactgggtatgtaacaaattatgcggagggatgtgagtgatgtagatgagatctatccctcctatatgacgggagtgacatcattattcttgatagagtgagatcactaagtgcatggccatgcccaaatgagtcaatatgagatattgagctcatttgattagagtgagtctacttggagttcaagatatagattgattagaggatggcacggtctatgcctcaaattgatcaatctagatgtcaaagatagaaggacattgtcacatattgtgagagtcacaattagtagtcacaaaggtgatgttggatctcaacattcttgtaacttgggtagtaatgatgtgttgctaggtaccgctcattacttatgtttctaaatgggtttaggaacattgtcaacgttacaagaacctatagggtcacacacaaagggcaattagattcatatgatggaccaagaggattaggttcatgtgatgaaccaaattggattaagagtaatccaaattagactaattgagttggactcaatttgattcatgtttccaatgagtctaattagattatgattcattgagtcaatttaattcaatgaatatagattcattaaattaaattggttcgaatcaaatggttagatttgatcaaccatgggagataagaggtcaagtttgacttgatttgagaagggaagatgaagggtcaagtttgacttgaccaaatgccacctcattgtgacatggcatggggacgaccaatgatggtgttccacatcatcaaggcttctttacttggtcaagattgacttgaccaagtgCCGCCTCAtaagggagaccaagagccatgactcttggtatcccatggaggtttaaaaccctttaaatgtggccggccacataatggtgCTTGAATagcattgtgtgctcattcaatctatcttcttccttcctctcttcttctcttctctccctctcctccttggccgagactccttggggtgctagcacactctacggtttcctctccatctcttgttcgtgtggatacttctagaggtgtgtacacttgaacacacttgagatccgacggaccttggacgagcgggatttgcgaagggcttcgcttcaaaggtatacttccctttttcatgtagatctagtgtagacctaggataaaacatgtacatgatttattttatatgtcTTCGCActgatccgtggcaagacttcggggtttccgcaacgcaaaaaacgatttttgcggcccgaaagtcccaacaccataatcaattaaatcaaaatttagtagacataaatcataaaaaatttaaacttctAAATCATAACATATGTTTACTAAATCTTATTAGTGAGAGCATCTACTGATACCAAAATGAGTTTTGTTGCATTGAATGAGAGTATTAGTTCTTACAACTTCTACATGAGATCAACCTCAAAATTTATGATCACACAGATTTCGTAATACTTCTAGGATATCTAATATTAGTATTGGTTGATCAACAAGTCCAGTTGACAACAAAAAGATGGTTGACACAACGAAAATTGGAATAGATGCATGTACATGATATGGAGTTATGGACACAAAGCAGAAGATTGTGAGTATGAGTGTTTGAAATAATTGAATAAGTTTTCATGGATTTATTCTCACTTAATGCAATACTTACAGTTACTATCATATTTTAAATCTTTAATTAACTCATTGTTTAATTGAAGAATTATTTAGTactaaatagaaatttggtttggtttaatttaataCCCAAAGAGAAATGGATATGGGTGACAGGCTACAAATCTTCACctaatcaatttcaattttagtACACGGGAAGAAATAGATATTGCTTGTTCTAACCGAAACTCATCAAGTTATCAAACCATGCTCAACAAACAATCCACTTCTagcactttgaaaaaaaaaaaatttctatcaaAAATAAAGGAGAAAAATTCACAATGACCACCTCAAGGTTCATAAAGAAGGCTTGTTGATCTTTGTTAAAAGAATTATATTAGAATGAACATGCAGCATAGGTTAGTTGCAACATTAGATTGAAAACTCACCTCAGGACCAAGAAAGCGCTCATATCCAATATCACAGGTATATGATACTCCAGTCTTTGGTTTAATACCAGTCCACTGCTTAGTATACTTACGAGGGTCCTTATCATGTTTATTGAACTCCTAACAGTAGTGAAAAATATTAGGTAATGATATTGAACAAGTAACAAAATTCATCATCAAAGTTCTTTTTGTGATTCTTTATCATAATCATAAGTGCAATTTGGCTTAATAATTGTGTATACAACAATCAGCATCCATTCTCTAGTGGGAAAGAATACAACACACCCAAAAGTGACTTGATCATCCATTAGACtctaaacttaaagtaatcaaaTTGCTCTaaacataaaataattaaatacttACTGGTAATGTGAGTTTGATAGCAAGGTCAGCATTTTGTTATGTATAACTGAGGACAAACTTAAAATTGAGCACTTTAAGCTTTTGTGAGTTAGAAAGTGGTATGAACTGATCACTCTTATTTGGCATGTGACAGTTTGTCCCTTTATCTAGTATCATTGATACATCTTTTGCATAAGGAGCTTGAAGCCATGCAAAATGCAGAAATATATGATGCAGAGGAGCTTATGCATCCTCCTTTCCCAGAAATCATATCTTTAACTAACCTTCACAATATCTGAACAAGTGTAACAATACAGTTCTTTGACCTTCCTTGCTACTTCCAATGAATCTTCTGGTGGTATATGTTCTCCTCTCTCCTATATGATAAGATAAGTGTTAATAGGTAATTACGAGCACAATATAGCTAACTCGTAGAAGTTGACAATTACAATAGGTCATAACTGGGAGTATCATAGGAGTTAGTTTATCAAGAAAAACACTGGCGTATGTTGTGCTAATGTGCAGAAAAGTACAAATCTGAAACCTGATAAAAATACAGAAATAGTACTACTACTGGAGGATCCAAAAAGTGAGTAACCAATATTATGCACTTAATTTACATTTTATAAGGAAGTCCACCCATGACAAACCAGTCATGGCCAATCCCAAGTCCGGATAatggaggagggttgcgttaggttgccggCCAACGTTAAACTATGtcaaatgttcaatgaatggatagccgaccccacctagtgggataaaccTTGGTTGTTGTCGTTGTTGTAATTTACATCTTTATAAGGGGTTTATCTGACTATATTGACACTGATAAGAATCTCAACCCACATTTAATGCTTGCCAATAATTAAAATCATTATCTGAAGAGATAAACTAGGATAACAACAAAATCAAGGAGAAGCCACTCTTTTAAGTAAGGGTGTTCATTAAGTTCAAATCGAACAAAACTGAATTAACATATAAACCAAATTGAAACTAAATCAAAATGATCAGTTCGGACTGATTAAATTTGGTTTGAACTGAAtctgcaatcaaacaaattaattattttactagACTACCATTTAATGCATTCAGACTATAACTTTATATCTTCAAAGTCAAAAAATGTTGCAGCCCTGATGCTGAACTCAAGATTCTCATTAacactaattttcaaaaatcttgCAGAGTTCCGGTTACATTCCAACTATATATATTTTCTGGAAATTGAAATAATTCATGACAACAAAGATCAGAAGGTTGGTGGTTGGCACTTCCTATCTCTTTCAGTACAATTAACTAGCTGAAAAACTTCCATTGACTATTTCTAACTCAGAAATTCATGCAACTACATGTAACAAAGATATTAGTGTTTACAATATATAGACTGAAACCAAGATATAGAAGGATTTAGCTTCGACATAGTTCCTTCATACATTTAGATTCACCTGCCAACAAAAGTGATTGCCTATAAGAATATACACTGAAACCAAAACATAGAAAATATTAAGCTTCAACATAGTTTCTTAATCCATATAGATTGACTAATATGATCAATAGTTCATTTGGTTTCCATATATGCCTATTGACTATCATgaaaatattgattaaaaatcttctaaaattcAAGCCATATTTTATGACATTTCAGATGCTAAATTTTTTTTCTGTTCAACAAAAATCTTTCAAACAATGTGTTGAAAACTAAACAAAATTAATCGCATATATTGCAGTGAGAAAGTTCCACTTGTATGATCGACCAAATTAGTTGGTATAATAATAGGTCAGCCTGTGCGGGGTCTGGGGAAGGCTCAAACCACATTGAGTCTCTTATACATAACCTTACCTTGCATTTTTGCAAGAGATTATTTCCAcaactcgaacccgtgacctcaagatcacatgacaacaactttactatTGCGCTGAGGCTCCCCTCCAAATTAGCTGATATAATACAGGGTGAAAAAAGTTTTAACATAGAAGATGTTCTACCTTCATAAGCTGTTGAACAAATTGAGTAACATCCTTGCCAGCAATAGGAATGGATTTGATGCTACCTCCAATCACATAACCATCAGCCACTGGCACTACATGAGTAGCTCCATCTCCAACATCTACAACAACGCCTGTCATTTCGCACTGAAAAGTGGAAGCCAACTTTCAAAACAAAGAGTTTATAGCTACATCACTCAAAATAAACTTACAACAAAAATCCCCACTATCAGAAACTTACACTAGCTAATAATTAAATCTGATAAAATATTTCTGATAGAAATCAGAATTGATTTTGAGCTTCTATTAGAATTGATTTTGAGCAATATCTCATGATGAGAATTTCAGGAGACTAAGATAATATAAATTGGAATCATCAACCATACCACATTTAAAATCTAACCTTTGAAGTAGTGTACCCGGCTGCAAGGGCAAGGACAGGTTGAACAGCAATATATAACCCAGGGACATTAAACGTCTCGAACATGATTTCTCCTGCATATTCTCGATTCTCAGGTGCAGTAAGTGGGCTTTCAGTTAGGAGGAAATAATGATCTTCTGGATCACAGCGCAAGTAATTGAAAATACATTGCTGCCAAAATCTTTCCATTGCATCCCAATTCTCCACCTGCAAAAGGGTATTTTAACTTCTGTACATGATGAGGGCTATGCAATAATGAATTGTCAATTCTTCACGGTTCATACCTGACCATTCCGAACAGGGTAACTAAGACTGTACGTGTTACTAACACGAAAACGCTGTAAAGCATCTTCCCCAATTAAATAATCAAGATCTGCCATTACACTTGCATTATGCTGTGCCATCCAATTTCCTTTAGTAGGGCCTCTAGATTGATTTGAAAAGGATTCATTGGTAGCAACAACAGTGGGTATGGTGAAGCAAGGTTCTACATTGCCAgcaaatcccaacttggtatacCTAAGCATAAAACAGATTTGTCAGTGAAGAAAACAACAGATAAAAATATACAAAGAATACATGGAGCATGTGCCATGTGCAAGCTTTGTGACCACTGGAAGTATGGGGCATGTGTAGACTTTCTAGTTTCATACAAAGGTTGACATGAAAATGACTAAGAAagcatgatgcagaaaaggaATCTAATCAACCAAtatttgaagtttgaattctgatttgagttttttttctttttattgcaCAAGACAAGTGAGTATATATATtgatattaaaagatatgtaCATGTACATTTCAGACCAAAAACTTGTCATGCAAGAAGAAACTCTCACATCTCTGCTATCTGTTACTACTATCTCATATGCAAGGGGAAAAACTCTGACAAAACTATCTGCATGTTGCTAATTTCCTAAAGGAAAAACAAACTGGGTAACCAATTACCTTCATAATAAAACCTTTTAAACATGAAATTTTATAGCAGCCTTAAACTCATAGCAGCTCAAGGAGAAAatatagtgatcctgtccgaacgctgaatcaacggacgctgggcacgtggcgctctccgaactgctgacgtggatctccgactggtcgtacggaccttcggcgaacctgcaagaaagtcgggccgggaaggggttcccggcgacgaccctccgacgctcaagtcaggcaagtggacaacaaagaagtgactCCCAATattagagaatgcatacctccggcgaagtgtgaggctccttatatagagctgtgaaggggctcaagcacacataccgaggcgaatacgtgtcctcagcccatacctcagtatgggcttgtcagaaaagcttacctgacaccatactgctatagtccgagcacatctctgatgggacagcggaaccctctgtcataagatcctgcgtatggcctgatcgtcgaacatacccgctgtcagaagatgttcccttgtccttttctccttttaccccataccgagcgtccggccggtcggcagttccctcacgtccggccggtcgtatgCGCCGGTCcactcgggagattcccggtcgtgtgctctgtaaactgttcgcagtgttgctactttatgtctttggccgagcgggctacccgctcggccatacgaccatgttcaacatgagcgtcggaaccccgactccccgccggggtgtctTTGCTTTCATTTAGACCCCGGTCGGCCGGTAGGTCCACCCTTTTCCGATCGGCCTTTtgaccttttgacttccacgtggcgttgacttcccggaacgggggtcccctgttcttaccgccggatcacttgccgccccttcaagtctagtcgaaggaggcgattagtccgactgactggacgattATTTCGCCGAGCGACTCttccaagaaaccatcctccgctcggCATATGTGGCAGTGACTACGGCCTCAGTCAACGCCACCATCCCCCGGATCTCCTCGGAAGTTGCGCCAATCTTCGTCATTAAGGCCAAGCACGTGCTCTGCGCCTcgataaggcgcttattaaatgctctcTCGTGgcggaatgccacgtggcattgctgccgtcagcgtacggcgacggcgtcgcaggcgacgagaccgaggcgatTTGAAACTgacggcccgatgcgtgcttTGGTTCTTGTGACCtgcatccaacggtggaggccgctcgggctcatcCCTATAAGGCCTTCGCTTTCTCCGTCTTCGCCGCATTTATGCtctcgcgtgcccagaagcttcAGCGTTTCAGTGCTCCGGCGACCCTGTTCTTCTGTTCTCCGACGATCTCCGGCGTTCTTTCTTCGATCCTCCTTCTTCTCTGTAAGGCCCTTCCTCTGCTCTATCTTTGGTTCCTGTGGTTTTtttttgcatttctttcccaagttttggtcctcggggtactgttttgttaccatcttcttccttttaccctctttcgtcttttttggtttcgtccgctcggacaatggctagctcttcccaacctcaagaccaagccctaggcccatggtatactatcatggagtctcgcttcgatcggcgcgaagTCGATATTCTGATAGATAATTTTGAGATTCCTTCCGACCTCGAACTTATCTTACCCactccttccgctcggccacacaaaccgccgcgcggagctttttgtgttttccgcgaccaattcacagccggtctgcgatttccaatTCATCCCTTTATCATTGACGTCTGCAATtttttcggtgttccgctcggaagcctagttcccaacactttccgccttctatgcggtgtTGTTGTCctattcaaaatccataacattcccctccggccggaggttttctactatttctactaccctaaacaatctgagccgggcacttacatgttccagcctcggcccggtttagttttcttcaataaactaccttcttccaataagcattggaaagaattctacttttatattcgccttcccgagcgggccaCCTTCCGAACGCAATGGCAGGTCGGACATCCTCTCTCCCCAGaactcaaaaggttcaagacccggccggactatcttcacgccgccaacatgttagccggtctgaaggtcgacatcaacaaattccttccggaaggggttatgtacatattcggcttgagcccgatcagaacccccctcccgagcggcttcggtaagaattttactcgtactttcgccttgattgctaactgattttctcctttttcccttACAGCtaatattgtcatggagtcggtgatggctggtattttgaagagaaaggcggcggcgctcgaggccgcagctgctAAGGAGATGGAAGCGCtcggcattgagccggtcggctcgcatgagggAGAGAGTGCCACTCAACAagggtcggccgctcaggcttctctcccggggCAGGCAGCGGGAGCAACTGTTAGCCAAGAGCCTTCCATCCGGGAGGAAGGCTCTGCTCCAGAAGAAGAGCGGcctcttcgacaaaagaggcgccgagtggagactccccttcggTCGGCCACATCCGCTGTCCAGCCGTCCGAACAGGCCACCGCAGCCGCTCGTGGCAAAGCTCCAGAGatcgaggcgatttcgtccgatcggactccctcccaacttgacgcgtctgcggaccctcttgaggccgttccagtcagcgtccttccgcccactccccgccaagtccatcgttctacaattttgtcccagttttctacgccggcttccgctccttctccggcttccgcccagacgacccccggtcggcgccgcaccgTCCGAGTCTCACTTCACCTCCCGACCGAAGAATTGCTGCCCGAGGCCGAtcgaccaaccgcgcccgagcacatgatcacaatgaaggggcccttagccgaaatgtgggccgacgctcgggcacgtgtggcgatgattccactcagcaacttggccaatagccacatgcaacaggccaccggggtaagtgCATTTTCTTAAGTCCTTTacacattctttccgatcggctactaacaatttttcttttgtcagagatgggtggaggagattgctgtctccaatcggcttgcatggtggacgaggagctcaaaaggctacggagttcgggcggcgctccttcccaaggcccttcatatgccgagcttcagaaggagctcaaaaagacccaagatctgttggaggccga
Coding sequences:
- the LOC122046855 gene encoding actin-related protein 3 isoform X3; protein product: MAQHNASVMADLDYLIGEDALQRFRVSNTYSLSYPVRNGQVENWDAMERFWQQCIFNYLRCDPEDHYFLLTESPLTAPENREYAGEIMFETFNVPGLYIAVQPVLALAAGYTTSKCEMTGVVVDVGDGATHVVPVADGYVIGGSIKSIPIAGKDVTQFVQQLMKERGEHIPPEDSLEVARKVKELYCYTCSDIVKEFNKHDKDPRKYTKQWTGIKPKTGVSYTCDIGYERFLGPEIFFHPEIYSSDFISPLPSVIDKCIQSAPIDTRRALYKNVVLSGGSTMFKDFNRRLQRDLKKIVDTRILASAAQLEVVKSQPIQVNVVSHPIQRHAVWFGGSILASTPEFYGACHTKAEYEEYGASICRTNPVFKGMY
- the LOC122046855 gene encoding actin-related protein 3 isoform X1, with amino-acid sequence MEDATKRRKRKREKCESSSGLSVRRCPPLSVILHLRLPRQLGHGEAQTQGSSTVPADGATTVSDLPLAESPRLILCPPSSMDAASRPAVIVDNGTGYTKLGFAGNVEPCFTIPTVVATNESFSNQSRGPTKGNWMAQHNASVMADLDYLIGEDALQRFRVSNTYSLSYPVRNGQVENWDAMERFWQQCIFNYLRCDPEDHYFLLTESPLTAPENREYAGEIMFETFNVPGLYIAVQPVLALAAGYTTSKCEMTGVVVDVGDGATHVVPVADGYVIGGSIKSIPIAGKDVTQFVQQLMKERGEHIPPEDSLEVARKVKELYCYTCSDIVKEFNKHDKDPRKYTKQWTGIKPKTGVSYTCDIGYERFLGPEIFFHPEIYSSDFISPLPSVIDKCIQSAPIDTRRALYKNVVLSGGSTMFKDFNRRLQRDLKKIVDTRILASAAQLEVVKSQPIQVNVVSHPIQRHAVWFGGSILASTPEFYGACHTKAEYEEYGASICRTNPVFKGMY
- the LOC122046855 gene encoding actin-related protein 3 isoform X2 produces the protein MGMYTKLGFAGNVEPCFTIPTVVATNESFSNQSRGPTKGNWMAQHNASVMADLDYLIGEDALQRFRVSNTYSLSYPVRNGQVENWDAMERFWQQCIFNYLRCDPEDHYFLLTESPLTAPENREYAGEIMFETFNVPGLYIAVQPVLALAAGYTTSKCEMTGVVVDVGDGATHVVPVADGYVIGGSIKSIPIAGKDVTQFVQQLMKERGEHIPPEDSLEVARKVKELYCYTCSDIVKEFNKHDKDPRKYTKQWTGIKPKTGVSYTCDIGYERFLGPEIFFHPEIYSSDFISPLPSVIDKCIQSAPIDTRRALYKNVVLSGGSTMFKDFNRRLQRDLKKIVDTRILASAAQLEVVKSQPIQVNVVSHPIQRHAVWFGGSILASTPEFYGACHTKAEYEEYGASICRTNPVFKGMY